The Montipora capricornis isolate CH-2021 unplaced genomic scaffold, ASM3666992v2 scaffold_496, whole genome shotgun sequence genome has a segment encoding these proteins:
- the LOC138036678 gene encoding uncharacterized protein, which yields MGLSVLQNGKIPHFILEEVLNEIVQGPSFSSCIKYLQNGLQKVGILRLMTRLPMFLYLLRPSDGTGLSVRKLIHLLVPTFDEEGSNSRKHQKEVYNAFIRYIREVSAGRRVMGSVNITLGHILQFVCGTDEEPVLGFAKSPGILFVPIDIAFLPTANTLVNILNLPYPSATVTLPSDEALFNLYDYAFASAFLGTV from the coding sequence ATGGGTCTTAGTGTCCTTCAAAATGGTAAAATTCCACACTTTATTCTTGAAGAAGTACTGAATGAAATTGTTCAAGGGCCTTCATTTTCATCATGCATTAAATATCTGCAGAACGGTTTACAAAAAGTTGGAATTCTCCGACTGATGACTAGGCTACCAATGTTTCTGTATTTGCTCAGGCCTTCAGATGGAACTGGTCTCAGTGTCAGGAAACTGATACATCTGTTGGTTCCTACATTTGATGAAGAAGGGTCAAATTCTAGAAAGCATCAGAAAGAAGTGTATAATGCCTTCATCAGGTACATAAGAGAAGTATCTGCAGGGCGGAGAGTTATGGGATCAGTGAACATTACTCTGGGCCACATTTTACAATTTGTTTGTGGGACTGATGAAGAACCTGTCCTAGGATTTGCAAAGTCTCCTGGGATCTTATTTGTTCCTATTGATATCGCCTTTTTACCCACTGCAAACACATTGGTAAATATTCTCAATCTACCATACCCCAGCGCAACTGTCACTCTTCCCTCAGATGAAGCACTCTTTAATCTCTATGATTATGCTTTCGCCAGTGCTTTTCTTGGAACTGTGTGA